A single region of the Paraconexibacter algicola genome encodes:
- the ilvB gene encoding biosynthetic-type acetolactate synthase large subunit, which produces MRAVDAVMECLKAEGVEVVFGLPGGANIPTYDALYDAGIRHVLVRHEAGGGHAAEGYAKATGRVGVSLGTSGPGATNLITPIVDAMMDSVPVVFITGQVRTELLGTDGFQEADVMGMTMPGVKHSIMITHPTEIPRALHEAFYLARTGRPGPVVVDIPTDLSRVDIPYEPVTDVRLPGYQPNTEGNTKQIRQAAKALAAARRPVIYAGGGVVNANASEELRALVRADRFPCTCTLMGLGAFPAPDPQWLGMLGMHGTRAANYAMDEADLICCVGARFDDRITGKLSEFAPRAKFIHIDIDPAEISKNIPAHIPIVGDCKSVLAKLVEEYRALDADSGRLDEWNGRIEEWKTRYPLRYDDSEGTEIKPQRLIQAVYEATGGDAIITSDVGQHQMWTAQYYDFPEPRRWINSGGLGTMGFGLPAAMGAAIGCPDKTVVCISGDGSIQMNAQELATCAQEGIPVKVVISNNGYLGMVRQWQELFWDRRYSQVDLGQFPDFVKLAEAYGCHGVRLTDKTTLVDDLKAAFAVPGPVVVDARVTAEENVYPMIAPGAAARDMVG; this is translated from the coding sequence ATGCGTGCAGTTGACGCAGTGATGGAGTGCTTGAAGGCAGAGGGCGTCGAGGTCGTATTCGGGCTTCCCGGCGGCGCCAACATCCCGACGTACGACGCCCTGTACGACGCCGGGATCCGCCACGTCCTCGTCCGCCACGAGGCGGGCGGCGGCCACGCGGCCGAGGGCTACGCCAAGGCGACCGGAAGGGTCGGCGTGTCCCTGGGCACCAGCGGCCCGGGCGCGACGAACCTGATCACGCCGATCGTCGACGCGATGATGGACTCGGTCCCCGTCGTCTTCATCACCGGTCAGGTCCGCACCGAGCTGCTCGGCACCGACGGCTTCCAGGAGGCCGACGTCATGGGCATGACCATGCCCGGCGTCAAGCACTCGATCATGATCACCCACCCGACGGAGATCCCGCGGGCGCTGCACGAGGCGTTCTACCTCGCGCGCACCGGCCGCCCGGGCCCCGTCGTCGTGGACATCCCGACCGACCTCTCGCGCGTGGACATCCCGTACGAGCCGGTCACCGACGTGCGCCTGCCGGGCTACCAGCCCAACACCGAGGGCAACACCAAGCAGATCCGGCAGGCCGCCAAGGCGCTCGCCGCCGCGCGCCGTCCCGTGATCTACGCGGGTGGCGGCGTCGTCAACGCGAACGCCAGCGAGGAGCTCCGCGCGCTCGTGCGGGCCGACCGCTTCCCGTGCACCTGCACGCTGATGGGCCTCGGGGCGTTCCCGGCGCCCGACCCGCAGTGGCTCGGCATGCTCGGCATGCACGGGACCCGCGCGGCGAACTACGCGATGGACGAGGCGGACCTCATCTGCTGCGTCGGCGCCCGGTTCGACGACCGGATCACCGGCAAGCTCAGCGAGTTCGCCCCGCGCGCGAAGTTCATCCACATCGACATCGATCCCGCGGAGATCAGCAAGAACATCCCCGCGCACATCCCGATCGTCGGGGACTGCAAGTCGGTCCTGGCGAAGCTCGTCGAGGAGTACCGCGCGCTGGACGCCGACAGCGGCCGGCTGGACGAGTGGAACGGCCGGATCGAGGAGTGGAAGACCCGCTACCCGCTGCGCTACGACGACAGCGAGGGCACGGAGATCAAGCCGCAGCGGCTGATCCAGGCGGTCTACGAGGCCACCGGCGGCGACGCGATCATCACGTCCGACGTCGGCCAGCACCAGATGTGGACGGCCCAGTACTACGACTTCCCGGAGCCGCGGCGCTGGATCAACTCCGGTGGCCTGGGCACGATGGGCTTCGGCCTGCCGGCCGCGATGGGCGCGGCGATCGGGTGCCCGGACAAGACCGTCGTCTGCATCTCCGGTGACGGGTCGATCCAGATGAACGCCCAGGAGCTCGCGACCTGCGCCCAGGAGGGCATCCCGGTCAAGGTCGTGATCTCCAACAACGGCTACCTCGGCATGGTCCGCCAGTGGCAGGAGCTGTTCTGGGACCGCCGCTACTCGCAGGTCGACCTCGGCCAGTTCCCGGACTTCGTGAAGCTCGCGGAGGCCTACGGCTGCCACGGCGTGCGCCTGACCGACAAGACCACGCTCGTCGACGACCTGAAGGCGGCCTTCGCGGTCCCCGGCCCGGTCGTGGTCGACGCGCGCGTCACCGCCGAGGAGAACGTCTACCCGATGATCGCCCCGGGCGCCGCGGCGCGGGACATGGTGGGCTGA
- the gatB gene encoding Asp-tRNA(Asn)/Glu-tRNA(Gln) amidotransferase subunit GatB, protein MTEFETVIGLEIHVQLKTRTKMFCSCLLGFAEEPNTRTCPTCLGLPGALPVANAEAIHLGLLIGMALGCELAPRSIFHRKNYFYPDSPKGYQISQYDEPLCGAGELGGVAIHRVHLEDDAAKTIHGGSSGRIDGSTTSVVDFNRAGTPLAEIVTEPDIRSAEQAGEFLRLLRTTLKTIGVSDVDMSQGSLRCDANISIRPAGSTELGTKTELKNMNSFRFIEQGIRAEVARQVGLVRAGEKVEQETLHFDPQTGSLTSMRSKEEAHDYRYFPEPDLTPVTITPQMLERAKAALPELPAARTARFEALGLHPDTAKLLAWRPELGDYYEQAAAAATQADGVAVANLVANELLQRLEADSDPADSKVPADALAALADLVAARAVTITGAKKVLDQLVAEGGDPAQVVEALGLGAVGGEDELVPVVQAALDANPDIAERLRGGDMKPMGVIIGFVMKETKGRADGKEVTRIVRSTLGL, encoded by the coding sequence ATGACCGAGTTCGAGACCGTCATCGGCCTGGAGATCCACGTCCAGCTGAAGACCCGCACGAAGATGTTCTGCTCGTGCCTGCTCGGGTTCGCCGAGGAGCCCAACACGCGTACCTGCCCGACGTGCCTGGGCCTGCCCGGGGCGCTGCCGGTGGCCAACGCGGAGGCGATCCACCTCGGCCTGCTGATCGGCATGGCGCTCGGCTGCGAGCTGGCGCCGCGGTCGATCTTCCACCGCAAGAACTACTTCTATCCCGACTCGCCCAAGGGCTACCAGATCAGCCAGTACGACGAACCGCTCTGCGGCGCGGGCGAGCTCGGCGGCGTGGCGATCCACCGCGTCCACCTCGAGGACGACGCGGCCAAGACGATCCACGGGGGCTCCAGCGGCCGCATCGACGGCTCGACGACGAGCGTCGTCGACTTCAACCGCGCGGGCACGCCGCTGGCCGAGATCGTCACCGAGCCCGACATCCGCTCCGCCGAGCAGGCGGGCGAGTTCCTGCGGCTGCTGCGCACGACCCTGAAGACGATCGGGGTCAGCGACGTCGACATGTCCCAGGGCTCGCTGCGCTGCGACGCGAACATCTCGATCCGCCCCGCCGGGTCGACCGAGCTCGGCACGAAGACCGAGCTGAAGAACATGAACTCGTTCCGGTTCATCGAGCAGGGCATCCGCGCCGAGGTCGCCCGGCAGGTCGGGCTCGTCCGCGCGGGCGAGAAGGTCGAGCAGGAGACCCTGCACTTCGACCCGCAGACCGGCAGCCTCACGTCGATGCGCTCGAAGGAGGAGGCGCACGACTACCGGTACTTCCCCGAGCCCGACCTCACGCCGGTGACGATCACGCCGCAGATGCTCGAGCGCGCGAAGGCCGCGCTCCCGGAGCTGCCCGCGGCGCGCACCGCCCGCTTCGAGGCGCTCGGCCTGCACCCCGACACCGCCAAGCTGCTCGCCTGGCGGCCGGAGCTGGGCGACTACTACGAGCAGGCGGCCGCCGCGGCCACGCAGGCCGACGGCGTCGCGGTCGCGAACCTCGTCGCCAACGAGCTGCTGCAGCGCCTGGAGGCCGACAGCGACCCGGCGGACTCGAAGGTCCCGGCCGACGCCCTCGCGGCGCTCGCCGACCTGGTCGCCGCCCGGGCGGTCACGATCACCGGCGCCAAGAAGGTCCTCGACCAGCTCGTCGCGGAGGGTGGCGATCCGGCGCAGGTCGTCGAGGCGCTCGGCCTCGGCGCGGTCGGCGGGGAGGACGAGCTCGTCCCGGTCGTGCAGGCCGCCCTGGACGCGAACCCCGACATCGCCGAGCGGCTCCGAGGCGGCGACATGAAGCCGATGGGGGTCATCATCGGCTTCGTGATGAAGGAGACGAAGGGCCGCGCCGACGGCAAGGAAGTGACGAGGATCGTCCGCAGCACCCTCGGGCTCTGA
- a CDS encoding isochorismate synthase: MRTVLGHTATDTDASPFLPAPGDRARLQHHLEIAGRRARTVRSGAVLAAATWALPPDVDPTGTVVASRRSGEPWFVFEQPDRDGAALTALGCAVALEAHGEDRFAAVAARWRRLAADAVCDPRGDGPRGSGPVAVGGFSFAPDGGRAPHWEGFAPASLQVPEVAIVRRGGDLRLTVTALVHADDDVADVLARLDARLRELRDAPPPVLDPSPVSRTRVASTMPPEHYEGAVQRAVERIRAGRLQKVVLAREVQVHTGPGAAPHDPGGVLGVLRDAFPSCYIVCAGRGDSAFLAASPELLIQRDGLRAGTLALAGSTRRSADPAVDDHLGEALLRSTKDREEQAIVTRRIERTLAPHSVWVTSAEEPIVVKVANIQHLGTPIRAQLASHVGVIELAGLLHPTPAVGGEPLPVAAPMIPELEGFDRGWYAGPVGWADTGEDGEFCVALRSALLTGGVARCFAGVGVVRDSDPAAELAETEIKLQALLPVLAL; this comes from the coding sequence ATGCGCACCGTCCTCGGCCACACCGCCACCGACACCGACGCGAGCCCCTTCCTGCCCGCCCCCGGCGATCGCGCGCGGCTGCAGCACCACCTCGAGATCGCCGGTCGCCGTGCCCGCACCGTCCGCAGTGGGGCGGTGCTCGCCGCCGCGACGTGGGCGCTGCCGCCGGACGTCGACCCGACCGGCACGGTCGTCGCCTCCCGCCGGTCCGGGGAGCCGTGGTTCGTGTTCGAGCAGCCCGACCGCGACGGCGCCGCGCTGACCGCGCTCGGCTGCGCGGTGGCGCTCGAGGCCCACGGCGAGGACCGGTTCGCGGCCGTGGCCGCCCGCTGGCGGCGACTGGCCGCCGACGCCGTCTGCGATCCGCGCGGGGACGGCCCGCGGGGCAGTGGCCCGGTCGCGGTCGGTGGGTTCTCCTTCGCGCCCGACGGGGGGCGCGCTCCGCACTGGGAGGGCTTCGCGCCCGCGTCGCTGCAGGTCCCGGAGGTCGCGATCGTCCGCCGTGGCGGCGACCTGCGGCTGACCGTCACCGCGCTCGTGCACGCCGACGACGACGTCGCCGACGTGCTCGCCCGGCTCGACGCCCGGCTGCGGGAGCTGCGCGACGCGCCGCCGCCGGTGCTCGACCCGTCGCCCGTGTCACGGACCCGGGTGGCGAGCACGATGCCGCCGGAGCACTACGAGGGCGCGGTGCAGCGGGCGGTCGAGCGGATCCGGGCGGGGCGCCTGCAGAAGGTCGTCCTCGCGCGCGAGGTGCAGGTGCACACCGGTCCGGGCGCCGCCCCGCACGACCCGGGCGGCGTGCTGGGCGTCCTGCGCGACGCGTTCCCGTCCTGCTACATCGTCTGCGCCGGTCGCGGCGACAGCGCGTTCCTCGCCGCGAGCCCGGAGCTGCTGATCCAGCGCGACGGCCTGCGCGCCGGGACGCTCGCGCTCGCGGGGTCGACGCGGCGCAGCGCCGACCCGGCGGTCGACGACCACCTCGGCGAGGCGCTCCTGCGCTCGACCAAGGACCGCGAGGAGCAGGCGATCGTCACGCGCCGCATCGAGCGCACGCTCGCCCCGCACAGCGTCTGGGTGACGTCGGCAGAGGAGCCGATCGTCGTGAAGGTCGCGAACATCCAGCACCTCGGCACGCCGATCCGCGCGCAGCTCGCCTCGCACGTCGGCGTGATCGAGCTGGCCGGGCTGCTGCACCCGACGCCCGCTGTCGGCGGCGAGCCGCTGCCCGTGGCCGCGCCGATGATCCCGGAGCTCGAGGGGTTCGACCGCGGCTGGTACGCCGGTCCGGTCGGCTGGGCGGACACGGGGGAGGACGGGGAGTTCTGCGTCGCGCTGCGCTCGGCGCTGCTGACCGGGGGCGTCGCGCGCTGCTTCGCCGGCGTCGGCGTGGTGCGCGACAGCGACCCGGCCGCCGAGCTGGCCGAGACCGAGATCAAGCTGCAGGCGCTGCTCCCGGTCCTCGCGCTCTGA
- a CDS encoding alkaline phosphatase PhoX, which yields MPHVVDRRGFLRGTALTMGALAMGPAFWKQALAQSPATPGVGPYGPLGAADPLGIALPQGFSSRLIAAAGTPVLGTTYVWPPFPDGAATFAQPDGGYVLTVNSEIPAVGGVSSVSFDRDGRVTGARRILANTSTNCGGGSTPWGTWLSCEEIDTGRVWECDPLGAQRAVVRPALGVFTHEAAVVDPVGKRLYMTEDEGDSGFYRFTPDRYPDLSAGILEIATPGRGETIRWVPVPDPLFQRGTPTRRQVPESLKFQRGEGMWFDTGVVYFTSTRDDRVWAYECATERLALLYDGVAIGPQAPLKDPDAICVHAPSGDLFVGEDADDLQVVLVTAQREVAPFLQLSGPLHGAETEIAGVTFDPSGRRLYFSSQRGGVATGMTFEVTGPFRAPASPSSALPPSMTGPVPLAVRAKPAARVATVRRDGLLVSVDADRPGTYAVRLVARVGGRTVTLATARRTVTAAGTFRVRARVPEQARATLARLRARRTEAQIVVTTGRRRATRPIELTRAA from the coding sequence ATGCCGCACGTCGTCGACCGGCGCGGGTTCCTCCGCGGGACCGCGCTCACCATGGGAGCCCTGGCGATGGGACCCGCGTTCTGGAAGCAGGCGCTGGCCCAGTCGCCCGCGACCCCGGGCGTCGGACCGTACGGGCCGCTCGGCGCGGCCGACCCGCTGGGGATCGCGCTGCCGCAGGGCTTCTCCTCGCGCCTGATCGCCGCGGCGGGAACCCCGGTCCTCGGAACCACCTACGTGTGGCCGCCGTTCCCCGACGGCGCCGCCACGTTCGCGCAGCCCGACGGCGGCTACGTCCTGACCGTCAACTCGGAGATCCCCGCCGTCGGCGGCGTCTCCTCGGTCTCCTTCGACCGCGACGGCCGCGTCACCGGCGCCCGCCGGATCCTCGCGAACACGAGCACGAACTGCGGTGGCGGCTCGACGCCGTGGGGGACGTGGCTCTCCTGCGAGGAGATCGACACCGGCCGCGTCTGGGAGTGCGACCCGCTCGGCGCCCAGCGCGCCGTCGTGCGGCCCGCACTGGGCGTCTTCACCCACGAGGCGGCGGTCGTCGACCCGGTCGGCAAGCGCCTCTACATGACCGAGGACGAGGGCGACTCCGGCTTCTACCGCTTCACCCCCGACCGCTACCCCGACCTGTCCGCGGGGATCCTCGAGATCGCCACGCCGGGCCGGGGCGAGACGATCCGCTGGGTGCCGGTCCCCGACCCGCTGTTCCAGCGCGGCACCCCGACCCGCCGGCAGGTGCCCGAGAGCCTGAAGTTCCAGCGCGGCGAGGGCATGTGGTTCGACACCGGGGTCGTGTACTTCACCTCGACCCGCGACGACCGCGTCTGGGCGTACGAGTGCGCGACCGAGCGGCTCGCGCTGCTCTACGACGGGGTCGCGATCGGTCCGCAGGCGCCGCTGAAGGACCCGGACGCGATCTGCGTCCACGCCCCGTCCGGGGACCTCTTCGTCGGGGAGGACGCCGACGACCTCCAGGTCGTCCTCGTGACCGCGCAGCGCGAGGTCGCGCCGTTCCTGCAGCTCAGCGGGCCGCTGCACGGCGCCGAGACCGAGATCGCGGGCGTGACCTTCGACCCGTCGGGCCGGCGGCTGTACTTCAGCTCGCAGCGCGGCGGCGTCGCGACCGGCATGACGTTCGAGGTCACCGGCCCGTTCCGGGCGCCGGCGAGCCCGTCCAGTGCGCTGCCGCCCTCGATGACCGGGCCGGTCCCGCTCGCCGTGCGCGCCAAGCCCGCCGCCCGCGTCGCGACGGTGCGCCGCGACGGGCTGCTCGTCAGCGTCGACGCGGACCGCCCCGGCACGTACGCGGTCCGGCTCGTCGCGCGCGTCGGCGGCCGCACGGTCACCCTCGCCACCGCGCGCCGGACCGTCACGGCGGCGGGCACCTTCCGCGTGCGGGCCCGCGTGCCGGAGCAGGCGCGCGCCACGCTGGCGCGGCTGCGCGCCCGCCGGACCGAGGCGCAGATCGTCGTGACGACGGGCCGCCGCAGGGCGACGCGCCCGATCGAGCTGACGCGCGCCGCCTGA
- the menD gene encoding 2-succinyl-5-enolpyruvyl-6-hydroxy-3-cyclohexene-1-carboxylic-acid synthase, translating to MTATVDMYLLLRAFVDELVRGGACAAVTSPGSRSTPLVLSLVRDGRLPCVSSIDERSAGFLALGMAKASGHPAVLACTSGTAAANYLPAVIEAHESGVPLIVLTADRPPELRATGAGQTIDQLKLYGSAARWFQEVGVHDATPERLRWIRALAGRAIAVSVGAGGPAGPVHLNWPLREPLVLDGPLPEQEPGGGGRADGRAWVSVATAPTDPSGAVAPVAGLARAAARGLIVAGRDEAVPAGGWRSPSPLAAAVTALSEATGWPVLADPLSGARTGPGAIAHYEALLRHEPFAREHRPAVVLRVGDLPTSKPLRAWLAGLEAVQVAADERLRWQDPDQVADLVLPYPAAQTLAALAAAVTAGRDEPVDGTWRAAWRDADARAASAIAQTLGEELTEPRIAAELTASLPPEATLVVAASMPIRDVEWFAPVRDSPARVLANRGANGIDGTIATAYGVSAMSAGPTVLLVGDVTLAHDIGSLLTARRTGIPLTIVLLDNGGGGIFDFLPVSGEQDAYEAHVLTPTGLDPEKVADLYGLAYQPVPDLAALKLALEASLEFHGTALLHLRTDRARNVELHRQVWDAVAAVL from the coding sequence ATGACCGCCACCGTAGACATGTACCTCCTGCTCCGCGCCTTCGTGGACGAGCTCGTCCGCGGCGGGGCCTGCGCCGCGGTCACCTCCCCGGGCTCCCGCTCCACCCCGCTGGTGCTGTCGCTCGTCCGCGACGGGCGCCTGCCTTGCGTCTCGAGCATCGACGAGCGCTCCGCCGGGTTCCTCGCGCTCGGGATGGCGAAGGCCAGCGGCCACCCCGCGGTCCTCGCGTGCACGTCGGGCACGGCGGCCGCGAACTACCTGCCCGCGGTGATCGAGGCGCACGAGTCGGGCGTGCCGCTGATCGTCCTCACCGCCGACCGCCCACCGGAGCTGCGCGCCACGGGCGCGGGCCAGACGATCGACCAGCTGAAGCTCTACGGGAGCGCCGCGCGCTGGTTCCAGGAGGTCGGCGTCCACGACGCGACGCCCGAGCGGCTGCGCTGGATCCGCGCGCTCGCCGGCCGGGCGATCGCCGTCAGCGTCGGCGCGGGCGGCCCGGCCGGCCCGGTGCACCTGAACTGGCCGCTGCGCGAGCCGCTCGTGCTGGACGGCCCGCTCCCCGAGCAGGAGCCGGGCGGTGGCGGCCGCGCCGACGGGCGCGCCTGGGTGTCCGTGGCGACCGCGCCGACGGACCCCTCGGGCGCCGTCGCCCCCGTCGCGGGCCTCGCGCGCGCCGCCGCCCGCGGCCTGATCGTCGCCGGCCGCGACGAGGCGGTCCCGGCGGGTGGCTGGCGCTCCCCCTCCCCGCTCGCGGCCGCGGTCACCGCGCTGTCGGAGGCGACCGGCTGGCCGGTGCTGGCCGACCCGCTCTCCGGCGCGCGCACCGGCCCCGGGGCGATCGCCCACTACGAGGCGCTCCTGCGGCACGAGCCGTTCGCCCGGGAGCACCGGCCCGCCGTCGTCCTGCGCGTCGGCGACCTGCCGACCTCCAAGCCGCTGCGCGCCTGGCTGGCGGGCCTCGAGGCCGTGCAGGTCGCCGCCGACGAGCGGCTGCGCTGGCAGGACCCCGACCAGGTCGCGGACCTCGTCCTCCCCTACCCGGCGGCCCAGACGCTCGCCGCGCTCGCCGCCGCGGTCACCGCGGGCCGGGACGAGCCCGTCGACGGGACGTGGCGCGCCGCGTGGCGCGATGCGGACGCGCGCGCCGCGAGCGCGATCGCGCAGACGCTCGGGGAGGAGCTGACCGAGCCGCGCATCGCCGCGGAGCTCACGGCGTCGCTGCCGCCCGAGGCGACCCTGGTGGTCGCCGCCTCGATGCCGATCCGCGACGTCGAGTGGTTCGCCCCCGTGCGGGACAGCCCGGCGCGGGTGCTGGCCAACCGCGGCGCCAACGGGATCGACGGGACGATCGCCACCGCCTACGGCGTCAGCGCGATGAGCGCCGGGCCGACCGTCCTGCTCGTCGGGGACGTGACGCTCGCGCACGACATCGGCTCGCTGCTGACCGCGCGGCGCACCGGGATCCCGCTGACGATCGTGCTGCTCGACAACGGGGGCGGCGGGATCTTCGACTTCCTCCCGGTCAGCGGCGAGCAGGACGCCTACGAGGCGCACGTCCTCACCCCCACCGGGCTCGACCCCGAGAAGGTCGCCGACCTCTACGGGCTCGCGTACCAGCCCGTCCCGGACCTCGCCGCGCTGAAGCTCGCGCTCGAGGCGTCGCTGGAGTTCCACGGCACCGCGCTGCTGCACCTGCGCACCGACCGCGCGCGCAACGTCGAGCTGCACCGGCAGGTCTGGGACGCGGTGGCCGCCGTCCTCTAG
- the ilvN gene encoding acetolactate synthase small subunit: MTGRKHVLSILVENKPGVLTRIAGLFARRGFNIDTLTVGPTDDDQISRVTLTVDGALHPIDQVTKQLHKLINVLKIRDLEPADTVARELALFKVAADGTARAEVLQICEIFRGKVVDVGKRSIIIEITGTTDKVAAFERMVRPFGLIEMMRTGEIAIARGRQET; encoded by the coding sequence ATGACGGGGCGCAAGCACGTCCTGTCGATCCTCGTCGAGAACAAGCCCGGCGTCCTGACCCGCATCGCGGGCCTGTTCGCCCGGCGCGGGTTCAACATCGACACGCTGACCGTCGGCCCCACGGACGACGACCAGATCTCGCGCGTGACGCTCACCGTCGACGGGGCGCTGCACCCGATCGACCAGGTCACCAAGCAGCTGCACAAGCTCATCAACGTGCTGAAGATCCGCGACCTCGAGCCGGCCGACACGGTCGCCCGCGAGCTCGCGCTCTTCAAGGTCGCCGCCGACGGCACCGCGCGCGCCGAGGTGCTGCAGATCTGCGAGATCTTCCGCGGCAAGGTCGTGGACGTCGGCAAGCGGTCGATCATCATCGAGATCACCGGCACGACCGACAAGGTCGCGGCGTTCGAGCGGATGGTCCGCCCGTTCGGCCTGATCGAGATGATGCGCACGGGCGAGATCGCCATCGCGCGCGGCCGCCAGGAGACCTAG
- a CDS encoding alpha/beta fold hydrolase: MTMVLLHGFAGSRASWDAVRAAAGGEAYPALPLDLRGHGDRAHVRPVDVEACVADVLGALPDRPVGLSGYSLGGRVALHAAVAAPQRFSRLVLVATTAGIADEQERAARRAADDRLADALLAGGLDAFAARWSAQPLFADDPPAVRAAQEAEVRAGDPQALAAVLRGLSPGRVPALWDRLGALDLPVDVVVGGRDAKYRALGERLAAALPQARLHVLDGAGHGLLREAPAAVAAVLRGG, encoded by the coding sequence ATGACGATGGTGCTCCTGCACGGGTTCGCCGGCTCCCGGGCGTCGTGGGACGCCGTGCGCGCGGCCGCGGGCGGCGAAGCCTATCCGGCGCTCCCGCTCGACCTGCGCGGGCACGGGGACCGGGCGCACGTCCGTCCGGTCGACGTCGAGGCGTGCGTCGCCGACGTGCTCGGCGCGCTGCCCGACCGACCGGTCGGTCTGTCCGGCTACTCGCTCGGAGGCCGCGTCGCGCTGCACGCCGCGGTGGCCGCACCGCAGCGGTTCTCGCGGCTGGTGCTCGTCGCGACGACCGCCGGGATCGCCGACGAGCAGGAGCGTGCGGCGCGGCGCGCCGCCGACGACCGGCTGGCCGACGCGCTCCTCGCGGGGGGCCTCGACGCGTTCGCGGCGCGCTGGTCGGCGCAGCCGCTGTTCGCCGACGATCCGCCCGCGGTGCGCGCCGCGCAGGAGGCCGAGGTCCGCGCCGGTGACCCGCAGGCCCTGGCGGCGGTGCTGCGCGGCCTCTCGCCCGGTCGCGTGCCCGCGCTCTGGGACCGTCTCGGTGCCCTGGACCTGCCGGTCGACGTCGTCGTCGGTGGCCGCGACGCGAAGTACCGCGCGCTGGGCGAGCGGCTCGCTGCGGCGCTCCCGCAGGCCCGGCTGCACGTGCTCGACGGGGCCGGGCACGGCCTGCTGCGCGAGGCGCCCGCAGCGGTCGCCGCCGTCCTGCGCGGCGGCTGA
- a CDS encoding phosphotransferase, which translates to MRHAGSGWDNELWRLGDDLVVRLPRRALGATLVEHEQRWLPQLADRLGVPVPVPRHLGEPAPGYPWRWHVAPWLPGSTADRRPLSAAGARRLGAVLARLHVAAPPDAPANPHRDGHVARRPAPLPLLAAAGGPAPGTDTGALARVWERACAAPPAPGCHWIHGDVHVRNVLTGPDGDLAAVLDWGDLCAGDPAVDLSARWTTVPAAHEAAFLAAYGPVDPALEDRARGWALVFATIVHVAHRDDDPAFAAVARATLTRLAAARD; encoded by the coding sequence CTGCGCCACGCGGGATCGGGCTGGGACAACGAGCTGTGGCGCCTGGGCGACGACCTCGTCGTGCGGCTGCCGCGCCGCGCCCTGGGCGCGACGCTCGTCGAGCACGAGCAGCGCTGGCTGCCGCAGCTCGCCGATCGCCTCGGCGTGCCCGTGCCGGTCCCGCGTCATCTCGGCGAGCCCGCCCCCGGCTACCCCTGGCGCTGGCACGTCGCCCCGTGGCTGCCCGGCAGCACCGCCGACCGGCGGCCGCTGTCCGCCGCCGGGGCACGGCGGCTCGGGGCGGTCCTCGCGCGCCTGCACGTCGCGGCCCCGCCGGACGCGCCGGCCAACCCGCACCGCGACGGGCACGTCGCCCGGCGGCCCGCGCCGCTGCCGCTCCTCGCCGCGGCCGGCGGTCCCGCGCCGGGGACCGACACCGGGGCGCTCGCGCGGGTCTGGGAGCGCGCCTGCGCCGCACCGCCCGCGCCGGGATGCCACTGGATCCACGGGGACGTGCACGTCCGCAACGTCCTCACCGGCCCCGACGGCGACCTCGCCGCGGTCCTCGACTGGGGGGACCTCTGCGCGGGCGACCCGGCCGTCGACCTCTCCGCCCGGTGGACGACCGTCCCGGCGGCGCACGAGGCCGCGTTCCTGGCGGCCTACGGGCCGGTCGATCCGGCGCTCGAGGACCGGGCGCGCGGCTGGGCGCTGGTGTTCGCGACGATCGTGCACGTCGCGCACCGCGACGACGATCCGGCGTTCGCCGCCGTCGCACGCGCCACCCTCACGCGGCTGGCCGCCGCCCGGGACTGA